One window of the Populus nigra chromosome 4, ddPopNigr1.1, whole genome shotgun sequence genome contains the following:
- the LOC133692422 gene encoding probable methyltransferase PMT3, translated as MARGRGDGEQKKRLVTWIVVLAIVCGCLYIYSRKGGTSALEYGSKSLRKLGSSYLGGEDDGDEASNKFGEDLQDGFMLKSIPVCDDGQSELIPCLDRNLIYQTRLKLDLSLMEHYERHCPAPERHFNCLIPPPPGYKVPIKWPKSRDVVWKENIPHTHLASEKSDQNWMVVKGDKIEFPGGGTHFHYGADKYIAAIANMLNFPKNILNNGGRLRTVLDVGCGVASFGGYLLSSNIIAMSLAPNDVHQNQIQFALERGIPAHLGVLGTKRLPYPSRSFELAHCSRCRIDWLQRNGILLLELDRLLRPGGYFAYSSPEAYAQDEEDLRIWKEMSALVERMCWKIAAKRNQTVIWVKPLTNDCYMEREPGTQPPLCKSDDDPDAVWGVPMEACITPYSDQNHKARGSGLAPWPARLTALPPRLADFGYSNEMFEKDMEVWQQRVENYWNLLSPKIRPDTLRNVMDMKANLGSFAAALKSKDVWVMNVVPEDGSNTLKIIYDRGLIGTVHSWCESFSTYPRTYDLLHAWTVFSDIEKKGCSAVDLLIEMDRILRPTGFIIIRDKRPVVEFVKKHLSALHWEAVATAEAEGESEQDEDDMLFIIQKKLWLTSESFREAE; from the exons ATGGCAAGGGGAAGAGGTGACGGGGAACAGAAGAAGCGGCTGGTAACTTGGATAGTGGTATTGGCTATTGTTTGCGGTTGTCTTTACATATATTCTCGAAAAGGTGGAACATCTGCTCTGGAATATGGCAGTAAATCTCTAAGGAAGTTAGGTTCTTCTTATTTGGGTGGGGAGGATGATGGCGATGAAGCTTCAAACAAATTCGGCGAAGATCTACAGGATGGTTTTATGCTTAAAAGCATTCCT GTTTGTGATGACGGGCAATCGGAGCTGATTCCTTGTCTAGATAGGAACCTTATATACCAGACAAGATTGAAGCTGGATTTGTCTTTGATGGAGCACTATGAAAGACATTGCCCAGCTCCAGAAAGGCACTTCAATTGCTTGATTCCTCCTCCACCAGGTTACAAG GTCCCGATCAAGTGGCCCAAAAGCAGAGATGTGGTGTGGAAAGAAAATATACCTCACACCCACCTCGCAAGTGAAAAGTCTGATCAGAACTGGATGGTTGTCAAAGGTGACAAGATTGAATTTCCTGGAGGTGGCACACACTTCCATTACGGGGCTGATAAGTATATAGCTGCAATTGCAAAt ATGCTGAACTttccaaaaaacattttaaacaatGGAGGAAGGCTCCGGACAGTCCTTGATGTTGGTTGTGGAGTTGCGAGTTTTGGTGGATATCTTCTTTCTTCTAATATCATTGCAATGTCATTGGCACCAAATGATGTTCATCAAAACCAGATCCAGTTTGCCCTGGAAAGAGGAATCCCTGCACACCTTGGTGTTTTAGGGACAAAAAGACTTCCTTACCCAAGCAGATCTTTTGAACTTGCACATTGTTCTCGTTGTAGGATTGATTGGCTTCAAAGAAATGGAATCCTTCTTCTTGAGCTAGATAGGTTGCTTAGACCTGGAGGCTACTTTGCATACTCATCCCCTGAAGCCTATGCACAAGATGAAGAGGATCTGAGAATCTGGAAAGAAATGAGCGCCCTTGTCGAACGAATGTGTTGGAAGATAGCTGCTAAAAGGAATCAAACAGTTATCTGGGTCAAGCCTCTGACAAATGACTGTTACATGGAAAGAGAACCCGGCACCCAGCCTCCTCTCTGCAAATCTGATGACGACCCAGATGCAGTATGGGGTGTGCCAATGGAAGCTTGCATCACTCCTTACTCTGACC AGAATCATAAAGCAAGAGGGAGTGGATTGGCTCCTTGGCCTGCCCGGTTGACTGCTCTACCTCCCCGTCTCGCTGACTTTGGCTATTCTAATGAAATGTTTGAAAAGGACATG GAGGTTTGGCAGCAAAGAGTAGAGAATTATTGGAATCTTTTAAGCCCAAAGATTAGGCCTGATACACTGAGGAATGTGATGGACATGAAGGCAAACCTAGGGTCATTTGCAGCTGCTCTGAAGAGCAAAGATGTCTGGGTTATGAATGTCGTGCCTGAAGACGGATCCAACACtctcaaaataatatatgacaGAGGCCTGATAGGCACTGTGCACAGCTG GTGCGAATCCTTTTCAACCTATCCACGGACTTATGATCTACTCCATGCTTGGACGGTTTTCTCTGACATTGAAAAGAAAGGTTGCAGTGCTGTGGATCTGTTAATTGAGATGGACCGCATCCTGAGACCGACAGGCTTCATCATTATCCGAGATAAACGACCAGTGGTGGAGTTCGTAAAGAAACATTTATCAGCACTACATTGGGAAGCAGTGGCAACAGCTGAGGCCGAGGGGGAGTCTGAGCAAGATGAGGATGATATGTTATTCATCATTCAAAAGAAGCTATGGCTAACAAGTGAGAGTTTCAGGGAAGCAGAGTAA
- the LOC133691941 gene encoding probable methyltransferase PMT8, whose amino-acid sequence MSRGRGDGDLKKRLVTWIVVIAIICGCLYIYSRNSGTSALEYGSKSLRKLGSSYLGGEDDGDGASNKPGEDLQDDVMLKSIPVCDDRHSELIPCLDRNLIYQTRLKLDLSLMEHYERHCPVPERRFNCLIPPPPGYKVPIKWPKSRDVVWKANIPHTHLASEKSDQNWMVVKGDKIEFPGGGTHFHYGADKYIAAIANMLNFSNDILNNEGRLRTVLDVGCGVASFGGYMLASDMIAMSLAPNDVHQNQIQFALERGIPAYLGVLGTKRLPYPSRSFELAHCSRCRIDWLQRNGILLLELDRLLRPGGYFAYSSPEAYAQDEEDLRIWKEMSALVERMCWKIAVKRNQTVIWVKPLTNDCYMEREPGTQPPLCKSDDDPDAVWDVPMKACITPYTDQQHKAKGSGLAPWPARLTTPPPRLADFGYSAEMFEKDTEVWQHRVENYWNLLSPKIQSDTLRNLMDMKANLGSFAAALKSKDVWVMNVVPEDGPNTLKIIYDRGLIGSAHNWCESFSTYPRTYDLLHAWTVFSDIEKKDCGAEDLLIEMDRILRPTGFIIIRDKPSVVEFVKKHLSALHWEAVATGDAEQDTEQGEDEVVFIIQKKMWLTSTSFSVTE is encoded by the exons ATGTCGAGGGGAAGAGGTGATGGGGATCTGAAGAAGCGGTTGGTAACTTGGATAGTGGTAATAGCTATCATCTGTGGTTGTCTTTACATATATTCTCGAAACAGTGGAACATCTGCTTTGGAATATGGCAGTAAATCTCTAAGGAAGTTAGGTTCTTCTTATCTGGGTGGAGAAGATGATGGTGACGGTGCTTCCAACAAACCTGGCGAAGATCTACAGGATGATGTTATGCTTAAAAGCATTCCT GTTTGTGATGATCGACACTCAGAGCTGATTCCTTGTCTAGACCGAAATCTTATATACCAGACAAGATTGAAGCTGGATTTGTCTTTGATGGAGCACTATGAAAGGCACTGCCCAGTTCCAGAAAGGCGCTTCAATTGCTTGATTCCTCCTCCACCAGGTTACAAG GTCCCGATCAAGTGGCCCAAAAGCAGAGATGTGGTGTGGAAAGCAAATATACCTCACACCCACCTCGCAAGTGAAAAGTCTGATCAGAACTGGATGGTTGTCAAAGGTGACAAGATTGAATTTCCTGGAGGAGGAACACACTTCCATTATGGAGCTGATAAGTACATAGCTGCAATTGCAAAT ATGCTAAACTTTTCAAATGACATTTTAAACAATGAAGGAAGGCTCCGGACTGTCCTTGATGTTGGTTGTGGAGTTGCAAGTTTTGGGGGATATATGCTTGCTTCTGATATGATTGCAATGTCATTGGCACCAAATGATGTTCATCAAAACCAGATCCAGTTTGCCTTGGAAAGAGGAATCCCTGCATACCTTGGTGTTTTAGGGACAAAGAGACTTCCTTACCCAAGCAGATCTTTTGAACTTGCACATTGTTCTCGTTGTAGGATTGATTGGCTTCAAAGAAATGGAATCCTTCTTCTTGAGCTAGATAGGTTGCTTAGACCTGGAGGCTACTTTGCATACTCATCCCCTGAGGCCTATGCGCAAGATGAAGAGGATCTGAGAATCTGGAAAGAAATGAGCGCCCTTGTCGAACGGATGTGTTGGAAGATAGCTGTGAAAAGGAATCAAACAGTTATCTGGGTCAAGCCTCTGACAAATGACTGTTACATGGAAAGAGAACCTGGTACTCAGCCTCCCCTCTGCAAATCTGATGATGATCCAGATGCAGTTTGGGATGTGCCAATGAAAGCTTGCATCACTCCTTACACTGATC AACAACATAAAGCAAAAGGGAGTGGATTGGCCCCTTGGCCTGCTCGGTTGACCACACCACCTCCCCGTCTAGCTGACTTTGGCTATTCTGCTGAAATGTTTGAAAAGGACACG GAAGTTTGGCAGCACAGGGTTGAGAATTATTGGAATCTTTTGAGCCCAAAGATTCAGTCTGATACCCTGAGGAATTTGATGGACATGAAGGCTAACCTAGGGTCATTTGCAGCTGCCCTAAAGAGCAAAGACGTTTGGGTTATGAATGTTGTGCCTGAAGATGGACCCAACACtctcaaaataatatatgatagaGGCCTGATAGGCTCTGCGCACAACTG GTGCGAATCGTTTTCAACCTATCCACGGACTTATGATCTACTTCATGCTTGGACTGTCTTCTCAGACATCGAAAAGAAAGATTGTGGTGCCGAGGATCTGTTAATTGAGATGGACCGCATTTTGAGACCCACAGGCTTCATTATTATCCGCGATAAGCCATCAGTGGTGGAATTCGTAAAGAAACATTTGTCAGCACTGCATTGGGAAGCAGTGGCTACAGGTGATGCTGAGCAGGACACCGAGCAAGGTGAGGATGAGGTGGTGTTCATCATCCAAAAGAAGATGTGGCTAACAAGCACCAGCTTCAGTGTCACTGAATAA